In one window of Electrophorus electricus isolate fEleEle1 chromosome 15, fEleEle1.pri, whole genome shotgun sequence DNA:
- the LOC113568297 gene encoding uncharacterized protein LOC113568297 — MMVPLQWIRIVFLWCMLIDVTISKGKWNITLQPQTINATKSSNISITCHVTYPEECKEIQGFWKEHGNASMIINSKDKRRFILHHNDSFVIRHFRGRTKLLGNLQNNNCSLSIINIQEEDKGKYYFRLESKHDSYSFQKNLVIINVIGLTPDSTKQTFPDLKSTMDPISTMDPISTMDPIESTPVSIVISVSITIIVAGIVAVLAFLCRRRRRGRNTFKHDSNYYKNFEMPHGTQPDMQDMNEKDNKEQEPPHTPKDEPIYNNVQEYHEEAMLDCDEMDTLYCNVGVLMSDLISSKNYSGQDI; from the exons ATG ATGGTACCTTTACAGTGGATAAGAATAGTTTTTTTATGGTGCATGCTAATAGATGTCACTATCTCCAAAG GAAAATGGAATATCACGTTGCAACCACAGACAATTAATGCCACAAAGTCCAGTAACATCAGTATTACCTGCCATGTGACATATCCTGAAGAATGCAAAGAAATTCAAGGGTTCTGGAAGGAACATGGAAACGCAAGTATGATAATAAACAGCAAGGACAAAAGGAGGTTTATTCTGCATCATAATGACTCATTTGTGATTAGGCATTTTCGGGGAAGAACCAAACTCCTTGGAAATCTCCAAAACAATAACTGTTCTTTGTCAATCATCAATATCCAAGAAGAAGATAAGGGGAAGTACTACTTTAGACTGGAGAGTAAACATGATAGTTATAGCTTTCAGAAAAACCTGGTTATAATTAATG TCATAGGTCTTACTCCTGATTCTACAAAGCAGACCTTTCCCG ACCTTAAATCAACTATGGATCCAATTTCAACTATGGATCCAATTTCAACTATGGATCCAATTGAGT CGACTCCAGTGTCTATTGTCATTTCTGTGTCTATTACCATTATTGTGGCTGGAATTGTAGCTGTGCTTGCATTTCTCTGCAGACGAAGAAGAAG AGGAAGGAACACTTTCAAACATGACTCAAATTACTACAAAAATTTTGAAATGCCTCATGGAACACAACCTGATAT GCAAGACATGAACGAGAAGGATAACAAAGAACAggagccaccacacacacctaaagATGAACCTATTTATAACAATGTACAG GAGTATCACGAGGAGGCCATGCTGGACTGTGATGAAATGGACACTTTATACTGTAATGTTGGTGTACTGATGTCTGATCTCATAAGCTCCAAGAACTACAGTGGTCAAGATATATAG
- the si:dkey-238d18.4 gene encoding GTPase-activating protein GYP7, whose product MKCTGETRMTSPSDICKQQRKSNLCSDNSIPIWDGKKMNGLFSSEKSSNIDCNSHSHDVFISRVAPVKSPATSSQHVKLPGVMDDEGRVDESRLRMYIFKNGGLSPAERGPVWRFLFGMYPCSSTALERPLLLEQMAVRYHVMKRRWQRLLPGAVRLYLNGTDAELEAAVQYFEKRQETEKGKQQHQSEELREMLSFLELQAHVLFERVTFDLEELQEAIRIIDKDVPRTDRDVAYYMHEGLGNLLVLRDILITYAAFHPEVSYAQGMSDLCSRFLEVLDAEVDTFWSFSCYMEKFSKDFCAEGLHRKIELEAALLKELDPLLHSHLVTESMDRLMFCHRWLLLGFQREFEHSDALRLLEILSCDHLELISQQLGRALSQERLASTRSLEDEAVMEPQAITTEFTFDLFICATVLLENREALLSCKNEVQLIKFTNSLKGTVDLNHSLKKAEEHFYNYCKRLAWACVDSRAQNHKSKHEHFLYQLRSLF is encoded by the exons ATGAAATGCACCGGTGAAACCAGGATGACCTCACCTAGTGATATTTGTAAACAGCAACGGAAAAGTAATCTTTGTTCGGACAATTCTATTCCTATATGGGACGGGAAGAAAATGAACGGACTTTTCTCTTCGGAGAAGTCATCGAATATCGACTGCAACTCCCACAGCCACGACGTGTTCATCTCACGCGTTGCACCCGTGAAATCACCTGCAACGTCTTCTCAGCACGTCAAACTTCCAGGTGTGATGGACGACGAGGGAAGAGTGGACGAGTCAAGATTACGcatgtacatatttaaaaacg GAGGATTGTCGCCGGCAGAGCGGGGGCCAGTATGGCGCTTCCTATTTGGGATGTATCCCTGCAGCTCCACAGCTCTGgagcgccccctgctgctggAGCAGATGGCTGTCCGATACCATGTCATGAAGAGGAGATGGCAACGACTGCTTCCTGGAGCCGTTCGTCTTTATCTCAACGGCACTGATG cTGAGCTGGAAGCAGCAGTACAGTATTTTGAGAAGAGGCAGGAGACGGAGAAAGGAAAGCAGCAGCACCAGTCGGAAGAGCTCAGGGAAATGCTTTCCTTCCTGGAGCTTCAGGCACAT GTGCTATTTGAACGGGTGACCTTTGATCTGGAAGAGCTTCAAGAGGCTATACGTATCATTGATAAAGATGTACCTCGAACTGACAGAGATGTTGCATACTACAT GCATGAAGGTCTGGGCAACCTGCTAGTGCTGAGAGATATCCTCATTACCTATGCTGCTTTTCACCCAG aggtTAGTTATGCCCAGGGTATGAGTGATCTGTGTAGTCGTTTCCTTGAGGTTCTTGATGCAGAAGTGGACACATTCTGGAGCTTTTCCTGTTACATGGAAAAGTTTTCTAAGGACTTTTGTGCTGAAGGCCTACACCGCAAGATCG aACTGGAAGCAGCACTGCTGAAAGAGTTGGATCCCCTCCTCCATTCTCACCTAGTCACAGAAAGCATGGACAGACTAATGTTCTGTCACAG GTGGCTTCTGCTGGGGTTCCAGCGGGAGTTTGAGCACAGCGATGCACTCCGGTTGTTGGAGATCCTCAGCTGCGATCACTTGGAGCTCATCTCTCAGCAGTTGGGCCGGGCACTCTCTCAGGAGAGGCTGGCCTCCACGCGGAGCCTTG AGGACGAAGCAGTAATGGAACCTCAGGCCATCACAACAGAGTTCACGTTCGACCTCTTCATCTGCGCTACTGTCCTGCTGGAGAACAGGGAAGCACTGCTTAGCTGCAAGAATGAGGTCCAACTCATCAAGTTCACTAACAG TCTGAAGGGCACGGTGGACTTGAACCACAGCCTGAAGAAAGCTGAGGAACATTTCTACAATTATTGCAAGCGTCTGGCCTGGGCCTGCGTGGACTCACGAGCTCAGAATCACAAGAGCAAGCACGAGCACTTCCTCTACCAGCTCCGCAGCCTGTTCTGA